In one window of Tenacibaculum mesophilum DNA:
- a CDS encoding homocysteine S-methyltransferase family protein, whose product MSNIYQEIQKRILVLDGAMGTMLQEYKFTEEDFRGERFKDYPTPLQGNNDLLSITQPEAVKEVHRKYFAAGADIVETNTFSGTTIAMADYQMEELVYELNYESARIAKEVADEFTAKEPHKPRFVAGSIGPTNRTASMSPDVNDPGYRAVTFEELRIAYKQQVEALIDGGSDILLVETVFDTLNAKAALFAIEEVKAERNIEVPIMVSGTITDASGRTLSGQTAEAFLISISHIPLLSVGFNCALGANLLQPHLEAIASKTEFAISAHPNAGLPNAFGEYDETPEETAEQIEEYLKKNLINIIGGCCGTTPKHISAIAAIAAKYKPRKAEFVAAGQNS is encoded by the coding sequence ATGTCAAACATTTATCAAGAAATACAAAAACGAATCCTTGTGCTCGATGGCGCTATGGGAACCATGCTTCAGGAATATAAATTTACTGAAGAAGATTTTCGTGGAGAACGTTTTAAAGACTACCCAACACCGTTGCAAGGAAACAATGATTTGTTGTCCATTACGCAACCCGAAGCCGTAAAAGAAGTACATAGAAAATACTTTGCGGCAGGAGCAGACATTGTAGAAACCAACACCTTTTCAGGAACTACCATTGCCATGGCAGACTACCAAATGGAAGAGTTGGTATACGAGTTAAATTACGAGTCTGCTAGAATAGCCAAAGAGGTGGCCGATGAATTTACAGCGAAAGAACCACATAAACCTCGTTTTGTAGCAGGTTCTATCGGGCCTACCAACCGTACCGCAAGTATGTCACCTGATGTAAACGATCCGGGATACAGAGCAGTTACTTTCGAAGAGTTACGTATTGCCTACAAGCAACAAGTAGAAGCCTTAATTGATGGTGGTTCAGATATTTTGTTGGTAGAAACCGTATTTGATACCCTAAATGCCAAAGCAGCTTTATTTGCCATTGAAGAGGTAAAAGCTGAGCGTAATATAGAAGTACCTATCATGGTTTCTGGAACCATTACCGATGCTTCAGGTAGAACCTTGTCGGGACAAACAGCCGAGGCGTTTTTAATTTCCATCTCTCATATTCCGTTGTTATCCGTAGGTTTTAATTGTGCTTTAGGGGCTAATTTATTACAACCACACTTAGAAGCGATTGCTTCTAAAACAGAGTTTGCCATTTCTGCACATCCAAATGCCGGATTACCGAATGCCTTTGGAGAGTATGACGAAACTCCAGAAGAAACAGCGGAGCAAATAGAAGAATATTTAAAGAAAAACTTAATCAACATTATAGGAGGATGCTGTGGTACCACGCCAAAACATATTTCAGCTATCGCAGCAATAGCAGCGAAATACAAACCACGAAAAGCTGAATTTGTTGCAGCAGGACAAAATAGTTAG
- the hutH gene encoding histidine ammonia-lyase, which translates to MNTTHIINSQPLGLEDIHSIVLLDKKLSLSEESKEKILKCRAYLDEKMKTHNDPIYGINTGFGSLCNVKINGDNLQQLQENLVMSHACGTGDEVPQKIVKLMLLLKIQSLSYGHSGVQLATVERLIEFYNKDILPVVYTQGSLGASGDLAPLAHLSLPLIGLGEVYVEGERVSGDVLKEKFGWKKINLQSKEGLALLNGTQFMSAYGVYNLLKAYKLSYLADVIGAISLEAFDGRIEPFNELIHLVRPHNGQLATAKRIKEVLEGSELIKQPKEHVQDPYSFRCMPQVHGATKDTLEFVKKTFITEINSVTDNPNIFVDEDIIVSGGNFHGQPLALALDYLAIAVAELGNISERRTYQLVSGLRGLPDFLVSNPGLNSGFMIPQYTAASIVSGNKQFCTPSSVDSIVSSNGQEDHVSMGANAAVKAKKVVDNVCSVLAIELMNASQGLSFREENTSEFLSSFVGMFREDVPLVNDDRVLHNDIKKAENFINDLIIEVEELF; encoded by the coding sequence ATGAATACTACACATATAATAAATTCCCAACCACTTGGTTTAGAAGATATTCATAGTATTGTATTACTAGATAAAAAACTTTCTTTATCAGAAGAATCAAAAGAAAAGATATTAAAATGTCGTGCTTACCTTGATGAGAAAATGAAAACTCATAACGATCCTATTTATGGAATTAACACAGGATTTGGTTCGTTATGTAACGTCAAAATTAATGGAGATAATTTACAACAACTTCAAGAAAACTTAGTAATGAGTCATGCTTGTGGAACTGGAGATGAAGTTCCTCAAAAAATTGTAAAGTTAATGTTGTTGCTTAAAATACAATCATTAAGTTATGGTCATTCTGGTGTACAGTTGGCCACTGTTGAGCGTTTGATTGAGTTTTATAATAAAGACATTTTACCTGTTGTATATACACAAGGTTCGTTAGGAGCATCTGGTGATTTAGCACCATTAGCACATCTTTCTTTACCATTGATAGGATTGGGAGAAGTGTATGTTGAAGGAGAACGAGTTTCAGGAGATGTTTTAAAAGAAAAATTTGGTTGGAAGAAAATTAATTTACAGTCTAAAGAAGGATTAGCATTGTTAAATGGAACTCAATTTATGAGTGCATATGGTGTATATAATTTATTAAAGGCTTATAAACTTTCTTATTTAGCAGATGTTATTGGTGCAATTTCTTTAGAAGCTTTTGATGGAAGAATTGAGCCTTTTAATGAGTTGATTCATTTAGTGCGCCCACATAACGGACAGTTAGCTACAGCTAAACGTATTAAAGAAGTATTAGAAGGAAGTGAATTAATCAAGCAACCAAAAGAGCACGTACAAGATCCTTATTCTTTTAGATGTATGCCACAAGTTCATGGTGCAACAAAAGACACGTTAGAGTTTGTAAAGAAAACATTCATAACAGAAATAAATTCAGTAACAGATAACCCAAACATATTTGTTGATGAAGATATTATTGTTTCAGGAGGAAACTTCCATGGCCAGCCACTAGCCCTAGCTTTAGATTATTTAGCAATTGCTGTTGCAGAATTAGGAAATATTTCTGAAAGAAGAACCTATCAATTAGTTTCTGGTTTAAGAGGGCTACCTGACTTTTTGGTATCGAACCCAGGTTTAAATAGTGGGTTTATGATTCCACAATATACAGCTGCAAGTATTGTGAGTGGAAATAAACAATTTTGTACTCCTTCTAGTGTAGATTCTATTGTGTCTAGTAATGGACAAGAAGATCATGTAAGCATGGGAGCCAATGCAGCTGTGAAAGCAAAAAAAGTAGTAGATAATGTATGTTCTGTACTAGCAATAGAGTTAATGAATGCTTCTCAAGGACTTTCTTTTAGAGAAGAGAATACTTCTGAGTTTTTATCTTCTTTTGTAGGAATGTTTAGAGAAGATGTACCTTTAGTAAATGATGACAGAGTACTACATAATGATATTAAGAAAGCAGAAAACTTCATTAATGATTTAATTATTGAAGTAGAAGAACTGTTTTAA
- a CDS encoding TlpA family protein disulfide reductase produces the protein MKKLVLLALIGVTIISCKKEEKPVKDYLVLTGKIDNLKKRTVTLNGFQFEKKIKFDRKTGSFVDTLKIDREGYYTLVYNTKPIKAINLYLTKTDDTGIVFDYDNPDFINFEGANKKINSYLHEKQKTWPEILVSANQYFALEEGEFLAKTNEYKDAVTEASISKQLPADFLKKEVKNIDYECLRNLYNYQDYHRTLTGNKDFEVSDDFPNPLESFNYSGGDYASSYFYRAMLETELQRIAKEKNKEGEDLPLTYLETVQTEVTDTIAKNDLLYNSAESSITYTSDLKEFYRKFMAYSTNKAHKKEITKDYELLKTTAKGQPAPKFKDYVNYDGGTTSLDDLLGHGKYLYIDVWATWCAYCKREIPLLKRLEQEYHGKNIEFVSINVDAKGNDEKWKEVIQDREMTGIQLMAGDSHLNLEWAQNFLIKGLPRFIIIDPDGNIVSPNAPAPSQGEKLINMFEELGI, from the coding sequence ATGAAAAAACTAGTACTTTTAGCCCTCATAGGAGTTACCATAATTTCATGTAAAAAGGAAGAAAAACCTGTTAAAGACTACTTGGTTTTAACTGGTAAAATTGATAACCTTAAAAAAAGAACTGTTACCTTAAATGGTTTTCAATTTGAAAAGAAAATAAAATTTGACAGAAAGACTGGTTCTTTTGTTGATACTCTTAAAATTGATAGAGAAGGCTATTACACCTTGGTTTACAATACAAAACCTATTAAAGCTATCAACTTATATTTAACAAAGACAGATGATACAGGTATTGTATTTGATTACGACAACCCAGATTTTATTAATTTTGAAGGTGCAAACAAAAAAATAAATAGCTATCTTCATGAAAAACAAAAAACTTGGCCTGAAATACTTGTTAGTGCTAATCAATATTTTGCCTTAGAAGAAGGTGAGTTTTTAGCAAAAACTAATGAATATAAAGATGCTGTAACTGAAGCATCTATTTCTAAACAATTGCCTGCTGATTTCTTAAAAAAGGAAGTCAAAAATATTGACTATGAATGTTTAAGAAACCTTTATAATTATCAAGATTATCACAGAACATTAACTGGAAATAAAGACTTTGAAGTTTCAGATGATTTCCCTAACCCATTAGAAAGCTTTAACTATAGTGGAGGTGATTATGCTTCTTCATATTTCTACAGAGCAATGTTAGAAACTGAACTTCAAAGGATTGCTAAGGAGAAAAATAAGGAAGGGGAAGATTTACCCTTAACTTATTTAGAAACAGTTCAAACTGAAGTTACCGATACGATTGCAAAAAATGATTTATTATACAATAGCGCTGAAAGCAGTATTACATACACTAGTGACTTAAAAGAGTTTTATAGAAAGTTTATGGCATACTCTACAAATAAAGCACATAAAAAAGAGATTACTAAAGATTATGAACTATTAAAAACCACTGCTAAAGGACAACCTGCTCCTAAGTTTAAAGACTATGTAAACTATGATGGTGGCACAACTTCTTTAGATGATTTATTAGGCCACGGAAAGTACTTATACATTGATGTTTGGGCTACTTGGTGTGCTTATTGTAAAAGAGAAATTCCTTTATTAAAGCGATTAGAGCAAGAGTACCACGGTAAAAATATTGAGTTTGTAAGTATTAATGTTGATGCCAAAGGAAATGATGAAAAATGGAAGGAAGTTATCCAAGATAGAGAAATGACTGGTATACAGTTAATGGCTGGAGATAGTCACTTAAATTTAGAATGGGCTCAAAACTTCTTAATTAAAGGTTTACCAAGGTTTATCATTATTGACCCTGACGGTAATATTGTAAGTCCAAATGCTCCTGCCCCATCACAAGGAGAAAAATTAATCAATATGTTTGAGGAATTAGGAATATAA
- a CDS encoding grasp-with-spasm system A modified peptide, producing the protein MKKSILNLGKALNQEQLKQISGGEHDPYDAWGNDCENHNHIYDYNHERWLCLGPGPE; encoded by the coding sequence ATGAAAAAATCAATTTTAAATCTTGGAAAAGCTTTAAACCAAGAGCAATTAAAACAAATTTCAGGAGGTGAACATGATCCATACGATGCGTGGGGTAATGATTGTGAAAACCACAATCATATCTATGATTATAATCATGAAAGATGGCTTTGTTTAGGGCCTGGACCTGAGTAA
- a CDS encoding TIGR00266 family protein, translating to MNAHEIDYRIFGEEMQYVEIELDPQEGVVAESGSFMMMDADVKMNTIFGDGSNQEKGLLGKIFSAGKRILTGESLFMTVFTNDGQGKKQVSFASPYPGKIIPIDLTEFGGKFICQKDAFLCAAKGVSIGIEFSKRLGRGLFGGEGFIMQKMEGDGIGFVHAGGTMAKKVLQPGEVLKVDTGCIVGFTQDVDYDVEFVGGIKNTIFGGEGLFFAKLRGPGTVYIQSLPFSRLAGRVLAMAPQTGKGDRGEGSVLGGLGNILDGDNRF from the coding sequence ATGAATGCACACGAAATAGATTATCGCATTTTTGGAGAAGAAATGCAGTATGTAGAAATAGAATTAGACCCGCAAGAAGGAGTAGTTGCTGAAAGTGGTAGTTTTATGATGATGGATGCTGATGTGAAAATGAACACAATTTTTGGAGACGGTTCAAATCAAGAAAAAGGATTGTTAGGGAAAATTTTTTCTGCAGGAAAACGAATCTTAACAGGTGAAAGCCTGTTTATGACGGTTTTTACCAATGATGGTCAAGGAAAAAAACAAGTTTCTTTTGCTTCCCCTTATCCAGGAAAAATAATTCCAATTGATTTAACAGAATTTGGAGGGAAGTTTATTTGTCAAAAAGATGCTTTTTTATGTGCAGCTAAAGGGGTATCTATCGGAATTGAGTTTTCAAAACGCTTAGGAAGAGGGTTGTTTGGAGGAGAAGGATTTATTATGCAAAAAATGGAAGGCGATGGTATAGGCTTTGTGCATGCAGGTGGTACAATGGCAAAAAAGGTATTACAACCAGGAGAAGTTTTAAAAGTAGATACAGGCTGTATTGTTGGTTTTACTCAAGACGTTGATTATGATGTTGAATTTGTAGGAGGTATAAAGAATACCATTTTTGGAGGAGAAGGATTGTTCTTTGCAAAGCTGAGAGGTCCTGGAACTGTATATATCCAATCATTACCATTTAGTAGGTTAGCAGGTAGAGTGTTGGCTATGGCTCCACAAACTGGAAAAGGTGATAGAGGAGAAGGAAGTGTTTTAGGAGGTTTAGGAAATATTTTAGATGGAGATAATAGGTTTTAA
- the blaOXA gene encoding class D beta-lactamase — protein MRFNYIFIIIVLLFSCKSEEESKKEKVETKFLVNNQFQGVLDIAKLEGAILVYDLHKDVYYSNNFDWCKTGNLPASTFKIPNSIIALEAGVVKNDSAIFKWNGESRYLKIWEQDLTFKEAFHYSCVPCYQEVARKIGVERMKSSLAKLNFGSMDVNEMTLDNFWLEGKSKINQFQQIDFLKRLHNSELLISERTDSIMKSMMIMHKSNQYVLRGKTGWSVRGEENNGWFVGYVLVKKNAYFFATNVVPKKNFDMKFFSRERKEVTFKALKVLKVLSENESFVTKQ, from the coding sequence GTGAGGTTTAATTATATTTTTATAATTATAGTACTGCTATTTTCTTGTAAGAGTGAAGAAGAGAGTAAAAAAGAGAAAGTTGAAACAAAGTTTTTAGTTAATAATCAGTTTCAAGGGGTACTTGATATAGCAAAGTTAGAAGGAGCTATATTAGTTTATGATTTGCATAAAGATGTGTATTATTCTAATAATTTTGATTGGTGTAAAACAGGAAATTTACCAGCGTCAACATTTAAAATTCCGAATTCTATCATTGCTTTAGAAGCTGGAGTCGTAAAAAATGATAGCGCAATCTTTAAATGGAACGGAGAATCTAGGTATCTAAAGATTTGGGAGCAAGATTTAACGTTTAAAGAAGCTTTTCACTACTCTTGCGTTCCATGTTACCAAGAGGTAGCTAGAAAAATTGGAGTTGAAAGAATGAAATCTAGTTTAGCAAAGTTGAATTTTGGTTCAATGGATGTAAATGAAATGACTTTAGATAATTTCTGGTTAGAAGGTAAATCTAAGATTAATCAATTTCAACAAATAGACTTTTTAAAACGATTACATAATTCAGAGTTACTTATTAGTGAGCGTACCGATAGTATCATGAAAAGTATGATGATAATGCATAAAAGCAATCAGTATGTATTGAGAGGTAAAACAGGTTGGTCAGTAAGAGGTGAAGAAAATAATGGTTGGTTTGTAGGCTATGTTTTAGTTAAAAAAAATGCTTATTTCTTTGCTACAAATGTAGTTCCAAAAAAGAATTTTGATATGAAGTTTTTTAGTAGAGAAAGAAAAGAAGTGACTTTTAAGGCTTTAAAAGTGTTAAAAGTATTAAGCGAAAATGAATCTTTTGTAACAAAACAGTAA
- a CDS encoding DUF4442 domain-containing protein produces the protein MKFTPRKVNAFLLFKLPSAFFTGVRLKSLTNDRAVVKVTHKWVNQNPFKSMFWAVQGMASELSTGILVMKEIDASNKKISMLVTNMNGTFTKKATGKIRFECNDGKLIRETIQKAIDTGEGQTITVTSEGFNEEEVSVSKFEYEWSLKVKN, from the coding sequence ATGAAGTTTACACCAAGAAAAGTTAATGCCTTTTTATTATTTAAGTTACCCTCAGCTTTTTTTACTGGAGTGCGATTAAAGTCGCTTACTAACGACAGAGCAGTGGTTAAAGTAACCCACAAATGGGTAAATCAAAATCCATTTAAATCAATGTTTTGGGCAGTACAAGGAATGGCATCAGAATTATCTACAGGTATTTTGGTAATGAAAGAAATAGATGCTTCGAATAAAAAAATTTCTATGCTGGTTACTAATATGAATGGAACTTTTACTAAAAAGGCTACAGGGAAAATACGTTTTGAATGTAACGATGGTAAATTAATAAGAGAAACAATACAAAAAGCAATTGATACAGGTGAAGGGCAAACAATAACTGTTACTTCAGAAGGTTTTAACGAAGAAGAGGTTTCTGTTTCAAAATTTGAATATGAATGGAGTTTAAAGGTTAAAAATTAG
- a CDS encoding DUF4870 domain-containing protein: MQHNNQNTNAFLIHISAFAGYLFPLGSIITPLILWQTLKERSTFLDEHGKEAVNFNISYSLYIFILGLSFIPFFFGRIFNGFDGIDIDFGGHHGHGGLFGIFGFASVVSIVALIKVALIIIAAMKANKGEMYKYPLTIKFIK; this comes from the coding sequence ATGCAACACAACAACCAAAATACCAATGCTTTTTTAATACATATTTCTGCTTTTGCAGGGTATTTATTTCCTTTAGGAAGTATTATCACCCCACTTATATTATGGCAAACTTTAAAAGAACGAAGTACTTTTTTAGATGAACATGGTAAAGAGGCCGTTAATTTTAACATCAGTTATAGTTTATACATTTTTATACTAGGCCTTTCTTTTATTCCTTTTTTCTTCGGAAGAATTTTCAACGGATTTGATGGTATAGATATCGACTTTGGTGGACATCATGGACATGGAGGATTGTTTGGTATTTTTGGATTCGCTTCTGTCGTAAGTATTGTCGCTCTTATTAAAGTAGCGCTAATAATTATAGCAGCCATGAAAGCTAATAAAGGTGAAATGTATAAATATCCACTTACAATAAAATTTATAAAATAA
- a CDS encoding PadR family transcriptional regulator translates to MKIENTKAQMRKGVLEYCILSILQKGDAYTSEILSNLKSAEMIVVEGTIYPLLTRLKNAGLLSYRWEESTSGPPRKYYVLTENGGMFLKELDKTWHNLVNAVNQVTSTKSTKDE, encoded by the coding sequence ATGAAGATAGAAAACACAAAAGCACAAATGCGTAAGGGAGTTTTAGAGTACTGTATCTTATCTATTTTACAAAAAGGAGATGCATACACCTCTGAAATACTCTCAAATCTTAAAAGTGCTGAAATGATTGTGGTTGAAGGAACCATATATCCGTTACTTACCCGCTTAAAAAATGCAGGATTATTAAGTTACAGATGGGAAGAATCAACCTCTGGACCTCCAAGAAAATATTACGTACTCACAGAAAATGGCGGAATGTTCTTGAAAGAATTAGACAAAACATGGCATAATTTAGTAAACGCAGTAAACCAAGTAACAAGTACAAAATCAACTAAAGATGAATAA
- a CDS encoding PspC domain-containing protein, whose amino-acid sequence MNKTININLGGFFFHIDETAYQKLKRYLDAIARSLSDDPQGKNEIIADIEARISELLSERITDARQVVNESDIEEIIAIMGQPEDYAEAEEGYSENTSYNYKRNTSNKKMFRDGDDKFLGGVCSGLGHYFNIDVVWIRLAFLILTLAGFGFGIIGYIILWVILPEAKTTSEKLQMEGEAVNIDNIEKKIRNEFENLSSKVKEGAHDLSDKISNADYQKLRNQTKSGFQDFIDTMGKILLAVFKVFGKFMGVLLIFIAGITIISLLLTLFSVGSLEILNFDGDMIHYPPFFYDSAMPKWLLMTFVFFLIGIPFVVLFILGLRILSPNVKRLGIATVLTLFGLWLVSLLAIGFSGIEYFTTHAYDGAHVSKHSITYNQEEPLKIRVVNDDNIYYQHSLRNRDNSVSVHINDKEMKYSNDINIDVRKSETGNAYIEIKKTSEGRKRNDANSNAEAIQYNFKTANNTIVFDAFFISEYKNMWKDEEIDAVLYIPEGTTIYFEGSSRNFLDDVKNVQNVYDRDMANHHFKMTSKGFNCLDCDEEDINNEDSDDWDSDNDDEVSFLFDSTINDTKAEFIISKKTTESELNKLINWFKDRKNIDIDIVSAKFNNDKTIDNIVLGIDCNDGYVGGIKVSNGTLDTISKGFRRLYNEEGALSFKTW is encoded by the coding sequence ATGAATAAGACAATAAATATAAACCTGGGCGGATTTTTCTTCCACATAGATGAAACTGCCTATCAGAAATTAAAACGATACTTAGATGCCATCGCTCGTTCGTTAAGCGATGATCCGCAAGGGAAAAATGAAATTATAGCAGATATAGAAGCTCGTATTAGTGAGTTATTATCTGAAAGAATTACCGATGCTCGTCAAGTAGTAAATGAAAGCGACATTGAAGAAATTATTGCTATCATGGGGCAGCCTGAAGACTATGCGGAAGCTGAAGAAGGGTATAGCGAAAATACTTCTTACAACTATAAGAGAAATACTTCAAACAAAAAAATGTTTAGAGATGGTGATGATAAGTTTTTAGGAGGAGTATGTTCTGGACTTGGACACTATTTTAATATTGATGTTGTTTGGATTCGTTTAGCTTTCCTTATTTTAACATTAGCAGGATTTGGTTTTGGAATTATAGGATATATCATTTTATGGGTTATCCTTCCAGAAGCGAAAACTACTTCAGAAAAGTTACAGATGGAGGGTGAAGCTGTAAATATTGACAATATTGAAAAAAAAATTCGTAATGAGTTTGAAAACCTTTCTTCAAAGGTAAAGGAAGGCGCCCATGATTTATCGGATAAAATTTCAAATGCTGATTATCAAAAACTACGTAACCAAACTAAATCTGGTTTTCAGGATTTCATAGACACTATGGGTAAAATTTTACTAGCCGTATTCAAAGTGTTTGGTAAATTCATGGGCGTTTTATTAATATTTATCGCTGGTATTACAATCATTTCATTGCTACTAACCTTATTTTCTGTAGGAAGCTTAGAAATCTTAAATTTTGATGGAGACATGATTCACTACCCTCCTTTCTTTTATGATTCGGCTATGCCTAAATGGTTGTTAATGACATTTGTATTTTTCTTAATAGGAATTCCTTTTGTTGTCCTATTTATTTTAGGATTACGAATTTTATCTCCTAATGTTAAAAGACTTGGTATTGCAACAGTTTTAACATTATTCGGGCTTTGGTTAGTATCTTTATTAGCAATCGGATTCTCTGGTATTGAATATTTTACCACACATGCTTACGATGGTGCACATGTTTCAAAACATAGTATTACCTACAATCAAGAAGAGCCTTTAAAAATACGAGTAGTAAACGATGATAATATTTACTATCAACATAGTTTGCGTAATAGAGATAATTCAGTATCTGTTCATATAAATGATAAAGAAATGAAATACTCTAACGATATAAATATCGATGTCCGTAAAAGTGAAACTGGTAATGCTTATATAGAAATAAAGAAAACTTCTGAAGGAAGAAAGCGAAATGATGCCAACAGTAATGCAGAAGCTATTCAGTACAACTTTAAAACAGCAAACAATACTATTGTTTTTGATGCCTTTTTTATTAGCGAATACAAGAACATGTGGAAAGATGAAGAAATTGATGCTGTTTTATACATTCCTGAAGGAACAACTATATACTTTGAAGGTTCGTCTCGTAACTTTTTAGATGATGTAAAAAACGTCCAAAATGTATACGACCGTGATATGGCCAACCATCATTTTAAAATGACTTCTAAAGGCTTTAACTGTTTAGATTGTGATGAAGAAGATATTAATAATGAAGATTCTGACGATTGGGATTCTGATAATGATGATGAGGTAAGCTTCTTATTTGACAGCACAATTAATGATACAAAAGCTGAATTTATTATCTCAAAGAAAACTACTGAAAGTGAACTTAACAAATTAATCAACTGGTTTAAAGATCGTAAAAACATAGATATTGATATTGTTAGCGCTAAATTTAATAATGATAAAACAATTGATAATATAGTTTTAGGAATTGATTGTAACGACGGATATGTAGGTGGTATTAAAGTTTCAAACGGTACATTAGATACTATATCAAAAGGATTCCGTAGACTGTATAATGAAGAAGGAGCTTTAAGCTTTAAAACTTGGTAA
- a CDS encoding nuclear transport factor 2 family protein, with protein MNDLFDFFFKGNFFMKIVTLLYTLLLSWVMNGQVQEIPNYKPVDIDLHNQIVKMDSIFFNAYNTCDMKTQAGILSDDIEFFHDKGGLSTSKNEIIAATKKNICGKVTRTLIKGSIEVYPINKYGAVQIGYHKFFNNREPNAKSIPSKFIAIWKKEHEKWLMTKIISLH; from the coding sequence ATGAATGATTTATTTGACTTCTTCTTTAAGGGTAACTTTTTTATGAAAATAGTTACACTTCTATACACACTCTTACTTTCATGGGTAATGAATGGACAAGTACAAGAAATTCCTAACTACAAACCTGTTGATATTGATCTACACAATCAAATTGTAAAAATGGATAGTATATTCTTTAACGCTTATAATACTTGTGACATGAAAACACAAGCAGGTATTTTAAGTGATGATATTGAATTCTTTCATGACAAGGGTGGTTTATCTACCTCTAAAAATGAAATCATAGCTGCCACTAAAAAAAATATTTGCGGTAAGGTTACTCGTACCTTGATAAAGGGTAGCATTGAAGTATACCCTATTAATAAGTATGGAGCCGTTCAAATAGGTTATCATAAGTTTTTTAATAATAGAGAACCTAACGCTAAATCTATTCCTAGCAAGTTTATTGCTATCTGGAAAAAAGAACATGAAAAGTGGTTAATGACAAAAATTATTAGCCTGCATTAA